The following nucleotide sequence is from Kineobactrum salinum.
GCTGGTGCCGAACCAGCTGCTGGACGAGGTTGCGCTGGTGGGCCCCGAGGGACGGATTGTCGAACGACTGAGCCGCTGGAAGGCAGCAGAGGCTCGCGGTGAGGTCGGCACCATGTTGCTGGGCGTGCACGACCCGAAAGTACTGGAGCTGTTTGCCAGAGAATTGCTGTAGTGGATGTTGCCGGACGTATCGCCATTGTCACCGGTGGTGGCAATGGTATTGGCCGGGCCCTGTGTGAGCGCTTCGCCCGGGAAGGCGCTGCCCGGGTAGTGGTGGCCGACCTCGAGCAGGACAGTGCCCAGGCCGTCGCAGATGCCATCGGCGGCGATGCATTCGCGGTCGATGTGCGCGACGAGGCAGCGGTCAAGGCCATGGTGGAAGCGGTGGAGGCACGCTACGGCCGGGTCGACCTGTGCTGCAGCAATGCGGGTATCATCGCTGGTGACGGCGAGCCGTGGTGGGCCACCTCGGCTGCCAACGCTACCTGGCAGGCAATGTGGGAGATCCACGTGATGGCTCATGTCTACGCCGCCCGCGCCTGTCTGCCGGGCATGCTGCAGCGCGGCGAGGGCTGTTTTGTCAATACCGCGTCCGCCGCCGGGTTGCTGAGCCAGGTGGGCGACGCCGCCTATTCCACCACCAAGCACGCCGCGATAGGCTTTGCCGAGTCACTGGCTATCACCCACGGCGATGACGGTATCAAGGTATTCGTGTTGTGTCCCCAGGCGGTGGCTACCCGGATGATCGACAGTGTAGAGGAAGGTGGCACGGCCGGTGTGGACGGGGTTCTCAGCGCGGAACAGGTGGCCGACGCGGTGATGGAAGGGCTCGCAGCGGAGCGTTTCCTGATCCTGCCGCACCCCCAGGTCGCCGACTATCGGGCATTCAAGGCCGCGGACTACGACCGCTGGCTGGGGGGCATGCGCAAGCTGCGGCGCCGCTTTGGCAACCCCACGTTGTGACTTGCGTGCCACGCCCGGGATGGATATGAGACAGGAAAAGCACGAGCGCTTTGCGCGCACCATCCTGAACGGTTTTGAAGCCTACTTCGCCGAGTTCCAGAATATTACCCTGGCAGCCCGCTCGCGCTTTGAGGCCCAGGACTGGCTGGGCATGCACGCGGCCTCCATCGACCGTATCGATCTGTACAAGGACGCCACCACCCGTGTATTACAGTACGTAGAACTGATTGCCGGCAACCAGTTGCATGATTTCGGCTTCTGGCGGGCGGCCAAGGCCGCGTACGCGGATCTGATCCGCGGCCACAACAATTTCGAGATTGCCGAGACCTTTTTCAACTCAGTCTATTGCGCCGTGTTCAAGCATCGCAAGATACGCGATGAGCACGCCTTCGTGTTCTCCCCCAGGGCGACATGCCGGCTCCCGATGTGAGCAAGGTATACCGGGTCTATCCACTGGCCGGGTCCCTGGAAAAGCTGCTGCGGGAGCTGCTGCAGGACTATGCTTTCAGCCTGCCCTACGAGGATCTGGAGCGCGATATTGCCAGCATCGTCGACGTGACCGGGCGTTACCTGGCGCCGCGCTTCGATCTGCAGCGGAACGATATACAGTTCCAGACCCTGGAGCATCACTTTTTCCGCAACAAGGGGGCCTACATTGTCGGCCGCATCGTATCGGGGCCCGATTCCATGCCCTTCGTGCTGCCTGTGCTGCACACGGAGTCCGGCGAGGTCTACATCGACACCATTTTGTTCGGCGCCGACAAGGTCAGTGTAATCTTCAGTTTCACCCGCGCCTATTTCATGGTGGACGCCCGGATACCCTCGCAGTATGTCCTGTTCCTGCAGCAGTTGATGCCCGCCAAGCCCATCTCCGAGATCTACAGCTCGATGGGCTACAACAAGCACGGCAAGACCTATTATTACCGCTGCGCCTACCGGCACATGACGAGCACCCACGACCAGTTCAATGTCGCGCCCGGTATCAAGGGTATGGTCATGAGCGTGTTCACGCTGCCGTCCTACGACTTCGTATTCAAGATCATCAAGGACAGGTTTACCCCGCCCAAGGAAATGACCCGCGAGCAGGTGAAGGCCAAGTATCGCCTGGTGAAGCGCTGGGACCGGGCGGGCCGGATGGCCGATACCCAGGAATTCACCAACCTCGCCTTTGCCCGGGAACGGTTTTCCGATGAGCTGATGAAGGAGCTGCACAAGGTGGCGCCCTCTCTGATCGAGGAGCACGGCAAGGCGCTGATAATCAAGCATGTCTACGTGGAACGGCGCATGACTCCGCTGAACCTGTATCTGCAAGACGCCAGTGACGAACAGGTGGTCGCGGTGATGGATGAGTATGGCAATGCGATCAAACAGCTGGCCGCGGCCAATATTTTTCCCGGCGACATGTTGCTGAAAAACTTCGGCGTCACCCGCCACGGCCGGGTGGTGTTCTATGACTATGATGAAATCGTCCCCCTGATGGAGTGCAACTTTCGCGAGATACCGGCTCCGCGCAACGAAGCGGAAGAGCTGGCCAGCAGTCCCTGGTACACAGTGGGGCCCAACGATATCTTTCCGGAAGAGTTTCGCTTGTTTTTCTCGGGGAACCAGCGCGCGCGCAGTGCGTTTGACGAAATGCACAGCGATATCTACCAGGCCTCGTTCTGGCAGGGGCTGCAGCAGCGAATCCGCGAGGGGCATGTGGAGGACTTCTTCCCCTACCGTCGTAAATTCCGCTTCAACCGTGCTCCAGCCAGGCAGGTGGCCGGGTCCTGACGGTACACGGCAGCCGGCCCGGCAAGGTCAGGCGTTCTTCGGCGCGGACGATCATGCCAGGTTGTCGGGCTTGGCCCAGGCCGCGCCAGCGTCACACCACGCGCAGGGGAGCAGCTGCTCAGCTATCGCTGAACCGGCGCAGTACCGCGCTTTTTCCGCAGCAGGGATTCCTGGGCCACGGACGCTACCAGGATGCCGTCGCGGGTATAGAAGCTGCCGCGGGAAAAGCCCCGCCCGCCCGCGGCACTGGGGCTGTCCATCGCATACAGCAGATAGTCGTCAACGCGCAATGGCCTGTGGAACCAGAGCGCGTGGTCCAGACTGGCAACCTGCAGCTCCGGGCTTTCGCCAGTGTAGGGATGGGCCAGCAGGGCGGCGCCCAGCAGCGCGAAGTCGGAGATGAACGCCAGCAGGGTCTGGTGCCGGATCGGATTGTCTCCGATCTCGCCCTCCGGGTCCAGGGTGCGGAGCCAGATGTATCGCTCGGGTTCCTGTGGCTGCGGGTCGAGGTAGTCCCGTGGCTTGACCGACCTGCTTTCGATCGGCAGCTGCATGGGCGGACGAAACCGGTCCGGGTGCTGCCTTGCCAGCTCGCTCCGATGCTCGAAATCAGTTGACAGCGATTCCGGCGCGGGAACCTGCGGCATTTCGAACTGGTGATCGAATCCGTCCTCGGCACTCTGGAAGGAGATTGATGTGTTGAATATCGGCACCCCATCCTGTTTTGCCACTACCCGGCGGGTGGTGAAACTGCCGCCGTCGCGGATCGGATCCACTTCATAGACGATCTGCATGGCCGGATTGCCCGGTCGCAGGAAGTAGGCATGCATCGAATGCGCACTGCGCGATGCATCCACCGTTCGGCTGGCTGCATTCAGTGACTGTGCCAGCACCTGGCCGCCGAACACCCGCTGTGGTTTGGCGGGGCTGTTGCCGATGAACAGGTACTTGTCGATACGCTGAACTTCCAGCAGGGATAGCAGTTGTTGCAGTTCTTTTGGCATGTCTGTCTCCAGCTGGTGGCGCGGGCTACTGGTGAGGACGCGGCCGCAGGCCATTGAAAAATACATCAAAGTAATCCACTGCCGTGGCATCCAGATCATCCACCCGCCGCCATAACTTGATATCCATCGCCGCGTTGACCGCGCCGGCGATCAGATGCTGCGCAATGAAGGGTTCGATCTTGCGTATGCTGCTGTCGGCGATGCCGGCGCGGACCACGTCTCCGAAGCTTCGATTGAACTCTTCGGTACGCTCGAGAATCTGCTTGCGCCGGGGCAGCGGCAGTGCGGTGATCGTGTTGTAGCGTATCAGCGGGCCCTGGTCCGAGTTCTGGGCAAAGAAAATCCGGCGGCAGATCTGGTCGAGCTTGTGCAGAGCAGAGCCTTCCAGCGCGGCGGCCTGGCGGTAGATGCCCTCGGTAATGTCCAGGGAATACACGTAGCAGTTGAACAGCAGGTCTTCCTTGTTCTTGATGTGGTAATAAAATGCGCCCTTGGACACATTCAAGTGTTCGGCAATCTCATCAAGAGAGGTGCCGTTAAAGCCCTGTTTATTGAAAAACCAGGTTCCCGCCTTGTAGAAGGCCTGTTGTTTCAGGCGTTTTTGCGCTTCCCGGTCAAAGCCGTGGATGTAGCCCGCCTGGGGTGGGTCCGGACGCATGGGCGCCGGCACATACTCCCCGGAGCCGTTGTAGAAGCCGTACTCGACAATATCCCAGGCCTGTAGCGCAATATGGTCTACCTGGTCCTGGGGGTGACTGTGCAACCAGGAGAATATCCAGTCCAGAGAACCGATTATCGCACGGGTAGCCGACGTGGTTTCACATTGCCGCACGCTGCCGGTGGCTATTGCGTCGCGCAGATAACCTCGCAATCGCCTGAACATGGAGATGTAGCGCGCCTCCACCTCGCGGCGCTGCGGCCCGGGCAGGGAGGCGATTTCCAGCGGGGCAGCGAAGTGCGGGCCCCGGTTCTGGCGCGCCGCCAGCCAGGTTTCAAACTGCTGCAGGAAAAAGGCGCGGGCCCGATCAAGCGGCGCCGGAAACCGGGCCTCTATCTCATCCATGCCCGCCAGATGATGTTCCAGCGTGGCGAGATAACACTGATAGATCAGTTCTTCCTTGGTCTTGACGTAATAGTAGAGGCTGGTCTTGGTCAGCCCCAGCGTCGCGGAGATATCCTGCAGAGTGGTTGCCCGGGAGCCCTTGGAATTGAACAGACGCGCCGCCTGGGACAGGATGGCAGTGCGCTTGGCATCGTGCTGCGCCGAGCGGTTGAAGGGACTGTTCGACCCCGCGAGGCCGGTATCACTGATCTTAGCCATCACTGTCCTGACGCACCGGCGCAAATGCCGGAATGTACCCGAAAGTCTGTAATTCCAACTTTAGGTATTTTTTTTGTCGCTGTCTACAGGTCAGGCAAGCTTTCTACATTCGCTGTGGCGGAAACAGGATGTCATGTGGTCGTTGACCATGCCGGTGGCCTGCATGTGTGCGTAGATGATGGTCGAGCCCACAAATGTAAAACCCCGCTTCTTCAGGTCCTTGCTGATGGTATCTGAAAGCGCCGTTGTTGCGGGCACCTGCGCCATCGATGACCAGCTGTTCTGCAGTGGCTTGCCGTCGACGAACCTCCAGATATAGTCGGCAAAACTGCCGAATTTCGCCTGTATTTCCAGAAATGCCCGCGCATTCTTGCGCGCCCCGAAAACCTTGAGGCGATTGCGAATGATACGTGGATCCAACAGGATACGCTCCAGGCGCTTGTCGCTAAAGCGAGCGACTTTGGCGGCATCGAAATCCGCGAACAGTTCCCGGTAGCCCTCGCGTTTGCGCAACACAGTTATCCATGCGAGCCCCGCCTGTGCACCTTCCAGTAACAGAAACTCGAACAGTGTTTTGTCGTCGCGTACAGGAACGCCCCATTCCTGATCATGATAAGTGACATACAGCGGGTCGGTTCCACACCAACTGCAGCGATCTGCCATATCCTCCCCTTCCTGGTCTACTGTTTGTCCGTGGGTCTTCCCCTATTCGGGTGGATCCATAGCCATTTCCCCGCTCTCCCCCTAAAATACCAGGCTCTAAATTGTCGGAATTGGCCTGGTTAGTCAATGGATGAATTGTCACTCTACGAACGCATTCTTGGGCTTCGTGATCCTTGGGCTGTTGAGCATGTCGAGCTGTCCGAGGACGAGGTGGTTCATGTGTATATCGAGTACGATCGGGATACTGAAATCCTCTGTCCTGCGTGTGGTTCGGCATGTCCCCGTTACGACACCCGCGATAAGAGTTGGCGACATCTGGACACTTGTCAGTTCCAGACCATTGTCCATGGCGCTGTGCCCAGGGCTCAATGCCATGAGCATGGCGTCTTACAGGTCGATGTTCCTTG
It contains:
- a CDS encoding acyl-CoA thioesterase, with the protein product MPKELQQLLSLLEVQRIDKYLFIGNSPAKPQRVFGGQVLAQSLNAASRTVDASRSAHSMHAYFLRPGNPAMQIVYEVDPIRDGGSFTTRRVVAKQDGVPIFNTSISFQSAEDGFDHQFEMPQVPAPESLSTDFEHRSELARQHPDRFRPPMQLPIESRSVKPRDYLDPQPQEPERYIWLRTLDPEGEIGDNPIRHQTLLAFISDFALLGAALLAHPYTGESPELQVASLDHALWFHRPLRVDDYLLYAMDSPSAAGGRGFSRGSFYTRDGILVASVAQESLLRKKRGTAPVQR
- a CDS encoding isocitrate dehydrogenase kinase/phosphatase AceK regulatory subunit, whose protein sequence is MRQEKHERFARTILNGFEAYFAEFQNITLAARSRFEAQDWLGMHAASIDRIDLYKDATTRVLQYVELIAGNQLHDFGFWRAAKAAYADLIRGHNNFEIAETFFNSVYCAVFKHRKIRDEHAFVFSPRATCRLPM
- a CDS encoding SDR family oxidoreductase — encoded protein: MDVAGRIAIVTGGGNGIGRALCERFAREGAARVVVADLEQDSAQAVADAIGGDAFAVDVRDEAAVKAMVEAVEARYGRVDLCCSNAGIIAGDGEPWWATSAANATWQAMWEIHVMAHVYAARACLPGMLQRGEGCFVNTASAAGLLSQVGDAAYSTTKHAAIGFAESLAITHGDDGIKVFVLCPQAVATRMIDSVEEGGTAGVDGVLSAEQVADAVMEGLAAERFLILPHPQVADYRAFKAADYDRWLGGMRKLRRRFGNPTL
- a CDS encoding DNA-3-methyladenine glycosylase I, coding for MADRCSWCGTDPLYVTYHDQEWGVPVRDDKTLFEFLLLEGAQAGLAWITVLRKREGYRELFADFDAAKVARFSDKRLERILLDPRIIRNRLKVFGARKNARAFLEIQAKFGSFADYIWRFVDGKPLQNSWSSMAQVPATTALSDTISKDLKKRGFTFVGSTIIYAHMQATGMVNDHMTSCFRHSECRKLA
- the aceK gene encoding bifunctional isocitrate dehydrogenase kinase/phosphatase, which translates into the protein MSKVYRVYPLAGSLEKLLRELLQDYAFSLPYEDLERDIASIVDVTGRYLAPRFDLQRNDIQFQTLEHHFFRNKGAYIVGRIVSGPDSMPFVLPVLHTESGEVYIDTILFGADKVSVIFSFTRAYFMVDARIPSQYVLFLQQLMPAKPISEIYSSMGYNKHGKTYYYRCAYRHMTSTHDQFNVAPGIKGMVMSVFTLPSYDFVFKIIKDRFTPPKEMTREQVKAKYRLVKRWDRAGRMADTQEFTNLAFARERFSDELMKELHKVAPSLIEEHGKALIIKHVYVERRMTPLNLYLQDASDEQVVAVMDEYGNAIKQLAAANIFPGDMLLKNFGVTRHGRVVFYDYDEIVPLMECNFREIPAPRNEAEELASSPWYTVGPNDIFPEEFRLFFSGNQRARSAFDEMHSDIYQASFWQGLQQRIREGHVEDFFPYRRKFRFNRAPARQVAGS
- a CDS encoding TetR/AcrR family transcriptional regulator; this translates as MAKISDTGLAGSNSPFNRSAQHDAKRTAILSQAARLFNSKGSRATTLQDISATLGLTKTSLYYYVKTKEELIYQCYLATLEHHLAGMDEIEARFPAPLDRARAFFLQQFETWLAARQNRGPHFAAPLEIASLPGPQRREVEARYISMFRRLRGYLRDAIATGSVRQCETTSATRAIIGSLDWIFSWLHSHPQDQVDHIALQAWDIVEYGFYNGSGEYVPAPMRPDPPQAGYIHGFDREAQKRLKQQAFYKAGTWFFNKQGFNGTSLDEIAEHLNVSKGAFYYHIKNKEDLLFNCYVYSLDITEGIYRQAAALEGSALHKLDQICRRIFFAQNSDQGPLIRYNTITALPLPRRKQILERTEEFNRSFGDVVRAGIADSSIRKIEPFIAQHLIAGAVNAAMDIKLWRRVDDLDATAVDYFDVFFNGLRPRPHQ